The genomic DNA GTACCAGCACGGGCAGCAGCACGGCGAACTCCGCCGTGCTGCTGCCCGCCTGCTCGGTACGCGCTCGCGTCACGAGTCGAGAACGGGACATCAGCCTGCCAAGGCCTTCGTCACCAGTCCGAGCAGCATGTCGCTGACATCTCCGCTCGAGAGGATCGCCACGAGGAGTCCAGCAAAAGCCACGGCGCCAAAGGTGACGATCGCAAATTCGGCGGTGGCGATGCCCGACTCACGGGTGAGCCGTTCTGGGGCCCACTCCGGGTCCTCGTCGCTCTCGCGACGTTCCGCGTCGCGGTGGCGGTAGTCCCCGAGGGAGACCACGTTGTCAAAGTCCAGCCACTCGTCCTCTGGCGAGGGGCCTGCGGTGAGCGTTTTCATGCGGTTCCTTTCGTGTGAAGTGGTGGACCTGTCACGGCCCACTTCCACTGTTCTTCGGCGCGGACGGCGGACCAAGAGTCACGGGTCGAGGTCTGGAAAACTGCCGGACGTGCTCGCCGTGTGGATAGCTAGTCACCCGCCCCGCTCAGAGGTCGGGCATCATAGACACCACGAGCGGGACTATGCCCCAACAGATAAATGCTGGGAGGGCGCACAGGCCCAGCGGGACCACCAATCGAACGGCCAGTCGCGCCGCCTGCAGTTGTGCTTCTCGTGCCTCCGCTCGCCGCTGTTCCACTGCCGCCCGGCGGATCAGCTGGGCGGCGGCCGCCCCCGAACTGTGGGCAAAACCCAAGGCCCTCGCGAGCTGGATCAGCCGGGCGTCAGTGCCCGCCCAGGCTCGTTCCCACGACAGGCCGAGCTCCAGAGCGCGGCCGACTCGCGTCAGCTGCTCCCCTTGGGGCACGACGTCGCCGAGGTGCGCGAGCAGGGAGGGCACCGGTTGGCCTGCCTCCAGCAACGACGCCGCGAGTTCAAGGAGGAGCCCCGTCTCCACGGGTCGTGCGGTCCGCTGCGCACTGCGATCCGGGAGCATCGGGCCACGAAGCCCGGTCCGTCGGCGATCTCGTGCAAAGGCGCCCGGCGGAGTCGCCCACACCCAGACGGCGAGTGCTGCCAGCACGGTGGCGACGACGGCCATCATCCCGTGGCCCGCTGGAGTAGACGGCGGCTCCACCACCAGTGCCCTACCCACAATCCGAGTCCCGCGAGTCCGGCGATCTGACCGGCGCGCTCGGTGAGCAGCACGCCCACCGGATCTGCGCCGAGGACGCCGGCGAGCGCCACCCCGAACAGCGGCAGCAAGGCCAACAGCCGATGCGTGGTCCGCGGTCCGGCGAGCGCCGTGGCGCGTGCTCGCTCTGCGTCCTGTTCGGCCTCGAGCTGATCGGCCACGCACTCCAACAGGCCAGCCATCGCGACCCCCGTGCGTTCGGAGAGTTCACTGCACCAGCGCACCCGTTCCCACACGCGGATCCATGCGCCATCGGCCTCAGCACTATGGCGCGCAAGGCCGGAGGACAACGGCAGGCCGGTCACGGTCGCAGCGCGCGCGGCCGCTGCCGCCGACGCGATATCCCGCGCAGCGACGGCGGCGGGATCTCCGGCCCTCGTTTGCCGTGGTTCACGCCTGACCCCCGGCGTCGCATCGTGGGGGTCTGAGCGAGCGGTGGAGCGCCACGCGAGGGCGAGTTGTTCCCATGCGCGCACCGGCGGGCTGCCCGAGTCGTACAGGGCCGCCAGCTGGCGGAGGGCCTGCGCATGGTCAGTGATCGATGAGTGAGCCTCGGTAGCGGCTCGCCGACGAGGCCCACGAATCCGACCTTGCACGCTGTGAACGCGCCGGTCAGTACGCTTCGGGGCGCGGGTCAGGCCACGCGTGGGCCAGACCAGCCAGACGGCGGCGCCGACACAGAGCCCGGCCGTGATGAGTTCCGCACTCATGCGGGCGTCCTCCGTGCCGGCGTCGCGGCGGACGCGCCGAGCAATGCATCAAGGGCCGCCTCGGCACCGGGAACGTTGGCCAGCGTCCCGTCCTCGTCCACAGCGAGGGGACGAATCCTCAGCCGGGCCTGTCCCGCA from Zhihengliuella flava includes the following:
- a CDS encoding DUF4244 domain-containing protein, coding for MKTLTAGPSPEDEWLDFDNVVSLGDYRHRDAERRESDEDPEWAPERLTRESGIATAEFAIVTFGAVAFAGLLVAILSSGDVSDMLLGLVTKALAG
- a CDS encoding type II secretion system F family protein, which gives rise to MEPPSTPAGHGMMAVVATVLAALAVWVWATPPGAFARDRRRTGLRGPMLPDRSAQRTARPVETGLLLELAASLLEAGQPVPSLLAHLGDVVPQGEQLTRVGRALELGLSWERAWAGTDARLIQLARALGFAHSSGAAAAQLIRRAAVEQRRAEAREAQLQAARLAVRLVVPLGLCALPAFICWGIVPLVVSMMPDL
- a CDS encoding type II secretion system F family protein, with product MSAELITAGLCVGAAVWLVWPTRGLTRAPKRTDRRVHSVQGRIRGPRRRAATEAHSSITDHAQALRQLAALYDSGSPPVRAWEQLALAWRSTARSDPHDATPGVRREPRQTRAGDPAAVAARDIASAAAAARAATVTGLPLSSGLARHSAEADGAWIRVWERVRWCSELSERTGVAMAGLLECVADQLEAEQDAERARATALAGPRTTHRLLALLPLFGVALAGVLGADPVGVLLTERAGQIAGLAGLGLWVGHWWWSRRLLQRATG